A stretch of Flexivirga aerilata DNA encodes these proteins:
- a CDS encoding TetR/AcrR family transcriptional regulator: MGMPEETRVDGRDARWTQHREQRRRELIDAAVRAIRSHGAAVGMDEIAAEAGTSKTVIYRHLGDRMGLYLAVCESVDNRILGDVQKVLSEVDAVGTTTGATPFAGHARALIEAVIDSYLRQVERDPEVYRFVVRRPTLNVSPEQDPVAGISDTIAQVLAPIFADALRAAGQDTTAARIWAHGLIGFVRESADRWLADPDRPPREVVVRHLAAFASVGLTGVLGIDPGEDPATSREA, from the coding sequence ATGGGTATGCCGGAGGAGACCCGCGTCGACGGTCGCGACGCGCGGTGGACGCAACATCGCGAGCAGCGCCGCCGCGAACTCATCGACGCCGCGGTGCGCGCCATCCGCAGCCACGGGGCCGCGGTCGGCATGGACGAGATCGCGGCCGAGGCCGGCACCAGCAAGACCGTCATCTACCGCCACTTGGGCGATCGGATGGGGCTCTACCTCGCGGTCTGCGAGAGCGTCGACAACCGCATCCTCGGCGACGTGCAGAAGGTGCTGAGCGAGGTCGATGCCGTGGGCACGACGACCGGCGCCACGCCGTTCGCCGGCCACGCGCGTGCGCTCATCGAGGCCGTCATCGACAGCTACCTGCGCCAGGTGGAGCGCGATCCCGAGGTCTACCGCTTCGTGGTCCGCCGCCCGACGCTCAACGTCTCCCCCGAGCAGGACCCGGTCGCCGGCATCAGCGACACGATCGCCCAGGTGCTCGCGCCGATCTTCGCCGACGCCCTGCGTGCGGCCGGGCAGGACACCACGGCTGCGCGCATCTGGGCACACGGACTCATCGGTTTCGTGCGAGAGTCGGCGGACCGCTGGCTAGCCGACCCCGACCGCCCGCCGAGGGAGGTCGTCGTGCGGCATCTTGCGGCGTTCGCATCGGTCGGCCTGACCGGCGTGCTCGGCATCGACCCGGGAGAGGACCCGGCAACATCGCGAGAAGCCTGA
- a CDS encoding acetyl-CoA C-acetyltransferase, translating into MSPRDVYVLGGNRIPFVRSGGKYLKASNQDMLTSAIDGLVSRYGLAGERLGEVAAGAVLKHSRDFNLTRESVLGSHLSPTTPAYDVQQACGTGLEAAILVANKIALGQIDSAIAGGTDTTSDAPLSINDGLRRTLMKANYAKTPQQRISAVLKIRPAQLAPEQPTNGEPRTGLSMGEHQAITTKEWGITREAQDELTALSHQNLAAAYDRGFFDDLITPYLGVTKDNNLRPDSTVEKLAKLKPVFGKGEGATMTAGNSTPLTDGASAVLLGTKEWADEHKITPLARFVDGETAAVDYVTGNEGLLMAPPYAIARLLQRNNLTLQDFDFYEIHEAFASTVLCHLAAMESAEFCKEKLGLEAPLGSIDRSKLNVNGSSLAAGHPFAATGGRIIASAAKQLHEKGSGRALISICAAGGLGVVAILEAA; encoded by the coding sequence ATGAGCCCTCGTGACGTTTACGTCCTCGGTGGCAACCGGATCCCGTTCGTGCGATCCGGTGGCAAATACCTCAAGGCGTCCAATCAGGACATGCTGACCAGCGCGATCGACGGGCTCGTCTCGCGCTACGGCCTGGCAGGCGAGCGCCTCGGGGAGGTCGCGGCCGGTGCGGTGCTGAAGCACTCGCGCGACTTCAACCTCACCCGCGAGTCCGTGCTCGGCTCGCACCTGTCGCCGACCACCCCGGCGTATGACGTGCAGCAGGCCTGCGGCACCGGTCTCGAGGCGGCGATCCTGGTCGCCAACAAGATCGCGCTCGGCCAGATCGACTCGGCCATCGCCGGCGGCACCGACACCACCTCCGACGCGCCGCTGTCGATCAACGACGGTCTGCGCCGCACGCTGATGAAGGCCAACTACGCCAAGACGCCGCAGCAGCGCATCTCGGCCGTGCTCAAGATCCGCCCGGCGCAGCTGGCGCCGGAGCAGCCGACCAACGGTGAGCCGCGCACCGGCCTGTCGATGGGTGAGCACCAGGCGATCACCACCAAGGAGTGGGGCATCACCCGCGAGGCGCAGGACGAGCTGACCGCGCTCAGCCACCAGAATCTCGCGGCCGCCTACGACCGCGGCTTCTTCGACGACCTGATCACGCCCTACCTCGGGGTGACCAAGGACAACAACCTGCGGCCGGACTCCACGGTGGAGAAGCTCGCCAAGCTGAAGCCGGTCTTCGGCAAGGGCGAGGGCGCCACGATGACGGCCGGCAACTCCACGCCGCTCACCGACGGCGCCTCCGCGGTGCTGCTCGGCACCAAAGAGTGGGCGGACGAGCACAAGATCACCCCGCTCGCCCGGTTCGTCGACGGCGAGACCGCGGCGGTCGACTACGTCACCGGCAACGAGGGCCTGCTGATGGCCCCGCCATACGCCATCGCGCGGCTGCTGCAGCGCAACAATCTGACGCTGCAGGACTTCGACTTCTACGAGATCCACGAGGCGTTCGCGTCCACCGTGCTGTGCCACCTGGCCGCGATGGAGAGCGCCGAGTTCTGCAAGGAGAAGCTCGGCCTCGAGGCGCCGCTCGGCTCGATCGACCGCAGCAAGCTCAACGTCAACGGCTCCTCGCTCGCCGCGGGGCACCCCTTCGCCGCGACCGGTGGCCGCATCATCGCCTCGGCCGCAAAACAGTTGCACGAGAAGGGTTCCGGCCGGGCGCTCATCTCGATCTGCGCCGCGGGTGGCCTCGGTGTGGTGGCCATTCTGGAGGCGGCGTGA
- a CDS encoding 3-oxoacyl-ACP reductase, with the protein MADTYSNLVNKNPLGKKVASQFGLPKPALLRRYKEGQQLIEGPAAVAGIGSAPAVASASAIVKASGGEVVEATPETSYDARLAAIVFDATQARTLDQLDELRQVVAPALKKTHSSARLVIIGTTPSELSDPEAAATQQALEGITRSIGKEMLRGGTANLLWVDEKAQGDSAVLAAPLRFLLSSRSAYVSGQPIRVRDADVPDVEDWHTPLAGETAVITGAARGIGAEIAKVFARAGATLILVDIPASGEALSKVANSLGATALQLDVTAADAGERIAEAVARKSDKLDVMVHNAGITRDKLFVNTDENRWGSVLDVNLRAQFRINKVLLDKGVKGGLADGGRIIGVASISGIGGNRGQSNYAASKAGVIGMVRQLSQTLADRGITVNAVAPGFIETEMTAKIPFATREVGRRLNSLLQGGQPVDVGEAIAFFAEPGSAGVTGQVLRVCGQSQLGA; encoded by the coding sequence ATGGCTGACACTTACTCGAACCTGGTCAACAAGAACCCCCTCGGCAAGAAGGTCGCGAGCCAGTTCGGGCTGCCCAAGCCGGCCCTGCTGCGCCGCTACAAGGAGGGCCAGCAGCTGATCGAGGGACCGGCCGCGGTCGCCGGCATCGGCTCCGCGCCGGCCGTCGCCTCCGCGTCGGCGATCGTCAAGGCGTCGGGCGGCGAGGTCGTCGAGGCCACCCCCGAGACGTCGTATGACGCCCGCCTGGCCGCGATCGTCTTCGACGCCACCCAGGCGCGCACCCTCGACCAGCTCGACGAGCTGCGCCAGGTCGTCGCCCCGGCGCTGAAGAAGACCCACTCGTCCGCGCGGCTGGTCATCATCGGCACCACGCCGAGCGAACTCTCCGACCCCGAGGCGGCCGCCACCCAGCAGGCGCTGGAGGGCATCACCCGCTCCATCGGCAAGGAGATGCTGCGCGGCGGCACCGCCAACCTGCTGTGGGTGGACGAGAAGGCGCAGGGCGACTCGGCCGTGCTGGCCGCCCCGCTGCGCTTCCTGCTGTCGAGCCGCTCGGCATACGTCTCGGGTCAGCCGATCCGGGTGCGGGACGCCGACGTGCCCGACGTCGAGGACTGGCACACCCCGCTCGCCGGGGAGACCGCCGTGATCACCGGTGCCGCCCGCGGCATCGGCGCCGAGATCGCTAAGGTGTTCGCCCGGGCCGGCGCCACCCTGATCCTGGTCGACATCCCCGCCTCCGGGGAGGCCCTGAGCAAGGTCGCCAACTCGCTCGGGGCGACCGCGTTGCAGCTCGACGTGACCGCGGCCGACGCCGGCGAGCGCATCGCCGAGGCGGTCGCGCGCAAGAGCGACAAGCTCGACGTGATGGTGCACAACGCTGGCATCACCCGCGACAAACTCTTCGTCAACACCGACGAAAACCGTTGGGGCAGTGTGCTGGACGTCAACCTGCGCGCGCAGTTCCGGATCAACAAGGTGCTGCTCGACAAGGGCGTCAAGGGCGGTCTCGCCGACGGCGGCCGGATCATCGGCGTCGCCTCGATCAGCGGCATCGGCGGCAACCGCGGCCAGTCCAACTACGCCGCGTCGAAGGCCGGCGTGATCGGCATGGTGCGCCAGCTGTCGCAGACGCTCGCCGACCGTGGCATCACCGTCAACGCGGTCGCGCCCGGCTTCATCGAGACCGAGATGACCGCCAAGATCCCGTTCGCCACCCGCGAGGTCGGCCGCCGGCTCAACTCGCTGCTGCAGGGCGGCCAGCCGGTCGACGTCGGCGAGGCGATCGCGTTCTTCGCCGAGCCGGGTTCGGCGGGCGTGACCGGCCAGGTGCTGCGCGTCTGCGGCCAGAGCCAGCTGGGCGCCTGA
- a CDS encoding MaoC/PaaZ C-terminal domain-containing protein, with the protein MSTKVIELKSAPSLGKLYAKAVASSRGRRGKGGLPDVKVVRKGVKVDPSALADYDHVCGYTLREQLPATYLHNLVFPLQVTLFTQGKYPYPLVGSVHLDNTLTVHRPVTMDETLDLSTWATNARPHKSGVQVDVVSQVHVGDELVWEGLATYLYRGQRIDGDVPPRPEEDEAPDGPGIIWRLPGDLGRQFSTVSGDVNPIHMHPLSAKAMGFPSAIVHGMWSQAAMLAAIDNRLPDAYVATMSFRKPVLIPGTTRLVAHQGGQDGSWELALRNHRKGTELVRGQVRPIS; encoded by the coding sequence ATGAGTACGAAAGTGATCGAACTCAAGTCCGCGCCGTCGTTGGGCAAGCTCTATGCCAAGGCGGTCGCGTCGTCGCGCGGCCGCCGCGGCAAGGGCGGCCTGCCCGACGTCAAGGTCGTGCGCAAGGGCGTGAAGGTCGACCCCAGCGCGCTCGCCGACTACGACCACGTGTGCGGCTACACGCTGCGCGAGCAGCTGCCCGCGACCTACCTGCACAACCTGGTATTCCCTTTGCAGGTAACGCTTTTCACGCAAGGCAAGTATCCGTACCCGCTCGTCGGCAGCGTGCACCTCGACAACACGCTGACCGTCCACCGGCCGGTGACCATGGACGAGACGCTCGACCTGTCGACGTGGGCGACCAACGCCCGCCCGCACAAGAGCGGCGTGCAGGTCGACGTCGTCTCGCAGGTGCACGTCGGCGACGAGCTCGTCTGGGAGGGGCTGGCGACATACCTCTATCGCGGTCAGCGGATCGACGGCGACGTGCCGCCGCGGCCCGAGGAGGACGAGGCCCCGGACGGCCCCGGGATCATCTGGCGGCTGCCCGGTGACCTCGGCCGGCAGTTCTCCACGGTGAGCGGCGACGTCAACCCGATCCACATGCACCCGCTCAGCGCGAAGGCGATGGGCTTCCCGTCGGCGATCGTGCACGGCATGTGGAGCCAGGCGGCGATGCTCGCGGCCATCGACAACCGCCTCCCGGACGCGTATGTCGCGACGATGTCGTTCCGCAAGCCGGTCCTCATCCCGGGCACGACCCGCCTCGTCGCCCACCAGGGCGGGCAGGACGGATCGTGGGAGCTGGCGCTGCGCAACCACCGCAAGGGCACCGAGCTCGTGCGGGGGCAGGTGCGGCCGATTTCGTGA
- the rpmG gene encoding 50S ribosomal protein L33 has translation MASKSADIRPKITLACTECKERNYVTKKNRRNNPDRVEFMKYCPRDRKHTLHRETR, from the coding sequence GTGGCCAGCAAGAGCGCAGACATTCGCCCCAAGATCACCTTGGCGTGCACCGAGTGCAAAGAGCGCAACTACGTCACCAAGAAGAACCGGCGCAACAACCCCGACCGCGTCGAGTTCATGAAGTACTGCCCGCGGGACCGCAAGCACACCCTGCACCGCGAGACTCGCTGA
- a CDS encoding FAS1-like dehydratase domain-containing protein — MPVNPEVAGRTYPPSPPYVVSRAKIAEFATAVGATDQAHFDPAAAKQRGYADVIAPPTFAVLIAQQGEAAAMVDPEAGIDFSRLVHGEESFTHHRPLTAGDEVQATTTIEKVRQAGGHSMVTLGTQLTTADGEVVTDTTSVVVIRGE; from the coding sequence ATGCCAGTCAATCCCGAGGTGGCGGGCCGCACTTACCCGCCGTCACCGCCGTATGTCGTGTCGCGCGCGAAGATCGCCGAGTTCGCCACGGCGGTCGGCGCCACCGATCAGGCCCACTTCGACCCGGCCGCGGCCAAGCAGCGCGGCTACGCGGACGTCATCGCGCCGCCGACCTTCGCGGTGCTGATCGCCCAGCAGGGCGAGGCCGCCGCGATGGTCGACCCCGAGGCCGGCATCGACTTCAGCCGCCTGGTGCACGGCGAGGAGTCGTTCACCCACCACCGTCCGCTGACCGCGGGCGACGAGGTGCAGGCGACCACCACCATCGAGAAGGTCCGGCAGGCCGGCGGCCACTCGATGGTGACGTTGGGCACGCAGTTGACCACCGCCGACGGCGAGGTCGTCACCGATACGACATCCGTGGTGGTGATTCGTGGTGAGTGA
- a CDS encoding MaoC family dehydratase produces MSDLQPGDQIPPRTVHVVRATLVRYAGASGDFNPIHWDERFATSVGLPDVIAHGMWTMGAAIQPVVDWLGDAGRVTSYGVRFSAPVPVSYDGGADLQVGGTVKDVTDDTATIDITATHGDDKVLVRARATVALTPKPESEPESEPESEPELLA; encoded by the coding sequence GTGAGTGACCTCCAGCCCGGCGACCAGATCCCGCCCCGCACCGTGCACGTCGTCCGCGCCACCCTGGTCCGCTACGCCGGGGCGAGCGGCGACTTCAACCCGATCCACTGGGACGAGCGCTTCGCCACCTCCGTCGGCCTGCCCGACGTCATCGCCCACGGCATGTGGACCATGGGCGCGGCCATCCAGCCGGTCGTGGACTGGCTCGGCGACGCGGGGCGGGTCACGTCATACGGCGTGCGGTTCAGCGCACCCGTCCCTGTGTCGTACGACGGGGGCGCCGACCTGCAGGTCGGCGGCACCGTGAAGGACGTCACCGACGACACCGCCACGATCGACATCACCGCCACCCACGGCGACGACAAGGTCCTGGTGCGTGCCCGCGCGACCGTGGCGCTGACGCCGAAGCCCGAGTCTGAGCCGGAATCCGAGCCGGAATCTGAGCCGGAGCTGCTGGCCTGA
- a CDS encoding UDP-N-acetylmuramate dehydrogenase, translating into MREADGVELAPLTTMRVGGPADRLVVAESTDEIVDVVREVDDADEQLLVISGGSNLVIADDGFRGTVLRIANSGIEVESADDCGGVHVRVASGEEWDDFVARCCVEGWSGVEGLSGIPGLAGATPVQNVGAYGQEVAQTIASVRVFDRQEQRVVTFANADCQFAYRHSLFKGTPFRGGGRYVVLDVLFALRPTELSQPVGYEALARGLGVELGARVPLGDARDAVLEQRRRRGMVLDADDHDTWSCGSFFTNPIISGNAFEQLTLAAADRFGADAPPLPGWPTAGTGVKTSAAWLIQHAGFDKGFGMPGPAALSTKHPLAITNRGDAKAADVAALARQVRDGVLEAFGVELVNEPVFVGHEL; encoded by the coding sequence ATGCGCGAAGCCGACGGGGTCGAGCTGGCCCCGCTCACCACCATGCGCGTCGGCGGCCCGGCCGACCGGCTGGTCGTCGCCGAGTCCACCGACGAGATCGTCGACGTGGTGCGCGAGGTCGACGACGCGGACGAGCAGTTGCTGGTGATCTCCGGCGGGTCCAACCTGGTGATCGCCGACGACGGCTTCCGCGGCACGGTGCTGCGGATCGCGAACTCCGGCATCGAGGTCGAGTCCGCCGACGACTGCGGCGGCGTTCACGTGCGGGTCGCGTCGGGGGAGGAGTGGGACGACTTCGTCGCGCGCTGCTGCGTCGAGGGCTGGTCCGGCGTCGAGGGGTTGTCCGGCATACCCGGGCTGGCCGGTGCGACGCCGGTGCAGAACGTCGGCGCCTACGGTCAGGAGGTCGCGCAGACGATCGCGTCAGTGCGGGTGTTCGACCGGCAGGAGCAGCGGGTCGTCACCTTCGCCAACGCCGACTGCCAATTCGCTTACCGTCACTCGCTGTTCAAGGGCACACCGTTTCGCGGCGGCGGTCGCTACGTGGTGCTCGACGTGCTCTTCGCGCTGCGTCCGACGGAGTTGTCGCAGCCGGTCGGCTACGAGGCGCTGGCTCGCGGACTCGGTGTGGAGCTCGGCGCCCGCGTGCCGCTCGGCGACGCCCGCGACGCCGTGCTGGAGCAGCGTCGCCGTCGCGGCATGGTGCTCGACGCCGACGACCACGACACGTGGTCGTGCGGCTCGTTCTTCACCAACCCCATCATCAGCGGCAACGCGTTCGAGCAGCTGACGCTGGCTGCCGCCGACCGGTTCGGCGCCGACGCGCCACCGCTGCCGGGCTGGCCGACGGCGGGCACCGGGGTCAAGACGAGCGCCGCCTGGCTGATCCAGCACGCCGGCTTCGACAAGGGCTTCGGTATGCCGGGCCCGGCCGCGCTCTCCACCAAGCACCCGCTGGCGATCACCAACCGCGGCGATGCGAAGGCGGCCGACGTGGCCGCGCTGGCCCGGCAGGTCCGCGACGGGGTGCTCGAGGCGTTCGGGGTCGAGCTGGTCAACGAGCCGGTCTTCGTCGGCCACGAGCTGTAG
- a CDS encoding adenosine deaminase encodes MRTRERDVTTLPKAHLHLHFTGSMRIATLHDLADKHGLRLPEALLQGGWPPQLSARDERGWFRFQRLYDAARACVQDESDLRRLVREAAEDDAAEGSRWLELQVDPTSYAARLGGITPALEIVLDEARAASEDLPIGVGVIVAASRLRHPMDARTLARLAAHHAGDQPGQVIGFGLSNDERRGTTTDFAPAFAIAGKAGLARVPHAGELLGPQAVSETLDSLDPTRLGHGVRSAESDAVLRRVVDSGVALEVCPGSNVALGVYPTPADVPLRRLVDAGAQVALGADDPLLFGHRLGDQYRSARDDHDFTDAELAGLARSSIDASLAPDDVRAAARRDIDAWLARPA; translated from the coding sequence ATGCGGACAAGGGAGCGTGACGTCACGACGCTGCCGAAGGCCCACCTGCACCTACACTTCACCGGGTCGATGCGGATCGCGACCCTGCACGACCTCGCCGACAAGCACGGCCTGCGGTTACCCGAGGCGCTGCTGCAGGGCGGCTGGCCGCCGCAACTGTCGGCCAGGGACGAGCGCGGGTGGTTCCGCTTCCAGCGCCTGTATGACGCAGCTCGCGCCTGCGTGCAGGACGAGTCGGACCTGCGGCGCCTCGTCCGCGAGGCCGCCGAGGACGACGCGGCGGAGGGCTCGCGCTGGCTGGAGCTCCAGGTCGACCCGACGTCGTATGCCGCCCGCCTGGGCGGCATCACCCCCGCCCTGGAGATCGTGCTCGACGAGGCGCGGGCGGCGAGTGAGGACCTGCCGATCGGCGTCGGGGTGATCGTGGCGGCCTCCCGGCTCCGGCACCCGATGGACGCGCGCACGCTCGCCCGGCTCGCCGCGCACCACGCCGGCGACCAGCCGGGACAGGTGATCGGCTTCGGCCTGTCCAACGACGAACGTCGCGGCACGACAACGGATTTCGCGCCCGCGTTCGCGATCGCGGGCAAGGCCGGTCTGGCGCGGGTGCCACACGCGGGTGAGCTGCTCGGGCCGCAGGCGGTCAGCGAGACGCTGGACTCCCTCGACCCGACCCGGCTCGGCCACGGGGTGCGCTCGGCCGAGTCGGACGCGGTGCTGCGGCGGGTCGTGGACTCCGGCGTCGCGCTCGAGGTCTGCCCCGGCTCCAACGTCGCCCTCGGCGTCTACCCGACCCCCGCCGACGTGCCGCTGCGGCGACTGGTCGACGCCGGCGCGCAGGTCGCGCTCGGCGCGGACGACCCGCTGCTCTTCGGGCACCGGCTCGGCGATCAATACCGCTCGGCACGCGACGACCACGACTTCACCGACGCCGAACTCGCCGGCCTCGCGCGGTCGTCCATCGACGCGTCACTCGCGCCCGACGACGTGCGGGCGGCCGCCCGGCGCGACATCGACGCCTGGCTCGCGCGCCCGGCCTGA
- a CDS encoding RICIN domain-containing protein → MDLRHRLLIIGACSAGLALAAGTLPAAQAAPAPAPSYTVTTGTIGQYRYPTDTPAFPFIDSNGQFYFQQSAALYGANDPHEWEFYRGTDMDNAAKDVPLSTSADPANPQDRNDNTVWRCLNGPTGRIATRAPAPSRYALANYCDLVGTWVDPDTGNWVGLVHNEFTPQPFGDGLHYDAIDYAVSTDQGKTWQIKGQALSSPYSVNRDDLAAFPQQTYYYGDGDPRLFVDQKSGYFYVYYGSRIVDKGGSWGGFTEHVARASISAKMATGSWQKYYDGTWQQPGVGGKESNVVSVQTSPTGYTDPAKEYDPQNPGTWKQQQAAGTMPPNSDLFILNITWNAYLGKYIGTPERQVDDTPQKIYATDDLANPRWTLIGDTGPTYRTSSWYRWFIDPVSKTQGNTVGKTFRSYCSIACAGGSDGDFATITIDSSAPASAPVATDKPHQLISRSGGVLSQGKGTDQAVVSTGDRTARARWRFVPTGDGAYTVRNLQSGQLLGVDSGSTAGRAWGAPATLGTATASGPSAGQQWFLQPDDRGNLRLVNRYSGLALDLNGTAGAAARTQPYRNWVGTAGNPAAAAANPATQQLRLK, encoded by the coding sequence ATGGATCTCCGTCACCGCCTCCTCATCATCGGCGCCTGCTCGGCCGGGCTGGCGCTGGCCGCCGGCACCTTGCCCGCCGCGCAGGCGGCACCCGCGCCCGCGCCGTCATACACCGTCACGACGGGCACCATCGGGCAGTACCGCTACCCGACCGACACCCCCGCGTTCCCGTTCATCGACAGCAACGGCCAGTTCTACTTCCAGCAGTCCGCCGCGCTGTATGGCGCGAACGACCCGCATGAGTGGGAGTTCTACCGCGGCACGGACATGGACAACGCCGCCAAGGATGTCCCGCTGAGCACCTCGGCCGACCCGGCCAACCCGCAGGATCGTAACGACAACACGGTATGGCGCTGCCTGAACGGCCCGACCGGCCGGATCGCGACCAGGGCGCCGGCGCCGAGCCGCTATGCCCTCGCCAACTACTGCGACCTGGTCGGTACCTGGGTCGACCCGGACACCGGCAACTGGGTCGGGCTGGTGCACAACGAATTCACCCCGCAGCCGTTCGGCGACGGGCTGCACTACGACGCGATCGACTACGCGGTGTCCACCGATCAGGGCAAAACCTGGCAGATCAAGGGCCAGGCGCTGAGCTCGCCATACAGCGTCAACCGCGACGACCTCGCCGCCTTCCCCCAGCAGACCTACTACTACGGCGACGGGGACCCACGACTGTTCGTGGACCAGAAGTCGGGCTACTTCTACGTCTATTACGGCTCGCGGATCGTCGACAAGGGCGGCAGCTGGGGCGGGTTCACCGAGCACGTCGCGCGGGCCTCGATCTCAGCCAAGATGGCGACCGGATCCTGGCAGAAGTACTACGACGGCACATGGCAGCAGCCGGGCGTCGGCGGCAAGGAGAGCAACGTCGTCTCGGTGCAGACGTCACCGACCGGTTACACCGACCCGGCCAAGGAGTACGACCCGCAGAATCCCGGCACCTGGAAGCAGCAGCAGGCGGCCGGCACGATGCCGCCGAACTCCGACCTGTTCATCCTGAACATCACCTGGAACGCCTACCTCGGCAAGTACATCGGCACGCCCGAGCGGCAGGTCGACGACACCCCGCAGAAGATCTACGCCACCGACGACCTGGCCAACCCGCGGTGGACCCTGATCGGTGACACCGGCCCGACCTACCGGACCAGCTCCTGGTATCGATGGTTCATCGACCCGGTGAGCAAGACGCAGGGCAACACCGTCGGCAAGACCTTCCGCAGCTACTGCTCGATCGCCTGCGCCGGCGGCTCCGACGGTGACTTCGCGACAATCACCATCGACTCGTCCGCCCCCGCCTCGGCGCCGGTGGCGACCGACAAGCCGCACCAGTTGATTTCCCGATCCGGTGGTGTGCTGAGTCAGGGCAAGGGCACCGACCAGGCGGTCGTGTCGACCGGCGACCGGACGGCGCGGGCACGCTGGCGGTTCGTGCCGACCGGCGACGGGGCCTACACCGTGCGCAACCTGCAGTCGGGTCAACTGCTGGGCGTCGACAGCGGCAGCACCGCCGGTCGCGCCTGGGGTGCGCCGGCCACGCTCGGCACGGCGACGGCGTCCGGACCGAGCGCGGGGCAGCAGTGGTTCCTCCAGCCGGACGACCGCGGCAACCTGCGGCTGGTCAACCGCTACAGCGGCCTGGCGCTCGACCTGAACGGCACTGCAGGAGCGGCCGCGCGCACCCAGCCCTACCGCAATTGGGTTGGCACTGCTGGGAATCCGGCCGCGGCCGCCGCCAATCCCGCCACTCAGCAGCTGCGCCTGAAGTAA
- the secE gene encoding preprotein translocase subunit SecE: protein MSTSTASKRGSAEGKAASGGFFAKIILFIRQVIDELRKVVRPTRDELVNYTLALIVFLALIMAFVVGLDQLIVRLISWVFG from the coding sequence GTGAGCACGAGCACCGCGTCCAAGCGCGGCTCGGCCGAGGGCAAGGCGGCCTCGGGCGGCTTCTTCGCGAAGATCATCCTGTTCATCCGTCAGGTGATCGACGAGCTGCGCAAGGTGGTGCGGCCGACCCGCGACGAGTTGGTCAACTACACGCTCGCGCTGATCGTCTTCCTGGCGCTGATCATGGCGTTCGTGGTCGGGCTCGATCAGTTGATCGTGCGCCTGATCAGCTGGGTGTTCGGCTGA
- the nusG gene encoding transcription termination/antitermination protein NusG has product MEAINLDGDEAVDAGDADDDAAAAQLVADDPQVDAEIAEADADSAAEADAERDEEEVDGAETDDEAEAEVAGEAADLGEDVAADDEAASEDAEEPALTAEEQRAAFIADLKSQFGDWYVIHSYAGYEKRVKANLETRITSLNMEDYIFGVEVPMEEFTEIKNSQRKTGTRVRMPGYVLVRMDLTDESWGAVRHTPGVTGFVGNAHQPSPLSIDEVVTMLNPVFEDATTETTSGAAAGAPAAASSGKSSGPVDVDFSVGESVTVMEGPFETLPATISEINTDTQKLKVLVSIFGRETPVELAFNQVAKI; this is encoded by the coding sequence ATCGAGGCGATCAACCTCGACGGTGACGAGGCCGTGGACGCCGGCGACGCCGATGACGACGCGGCCGCCGCGCAGCTGGTCGCCGACGACCCGCAGGTCGACGCCGAGATCGCCGAGGCCGACGCCGACTCCGCCGCGGAGGCGGACGCCGAGCGCGACGAGGAAGAAGTCGACGGCGCCGAGACCGACGACGAGGCCGAGGCCGAGGTGGCCGGCGAGGCCGCCGACCTGGGCGAGGACGTCGCAGCCGACGACGAGGCTGCTTCGGAGGACGCCGAGGAGCCGGCGCTCACCGCCGAGGAGCAGCGCGCGGCGTTCATCGCCGACCTGAAGTCGCAGTTCGGTGACTGGTACGTCATCCACTCCTACGCCGGCTACGAGAAGCGGGTGAAGGCCAACCTGGAGACCCGCATCACCAGCCTCAACATGGAGGACTACATCTTCGGCGTCGAGGTGCCGATGGAGGAGTTCACCGAGATCAAGAACTCCCAGCGCAAGACCGGCACCCGCGTGCGGATGCCCGGCTACGTGCTGGTGCGGATGGACCTGACCGACGAGAGCTGGGGCGCGGTTCGCCATACCCCGGGCGTCACCGGCTTCGTGGGCAACGCCCACCAGCCGTCGCCGCTGTCGATCGACGAGGTCGTCACGATGCTCAACCCGGTCTTCGAGGACGCCACGACCGAGACCACCAGCGGTGCCGCCGCGGGTGCGCCGGCCGCCGCGTCGTCCGGGAAGTCCAGCGGGCCGGTCGACGTTGACTTCAGCGTGGGCGAGTCGGTCACCGTCATGGAGGGCCCCTTCGAGACGCTGCCCGCCACGATTTCCGAGATCAACACCGACACCCAGAAGCTCAAGGTGCTGGTCTCGATCTTCGGCCGGGAGACCCCGGTCGAGCTGGCCTTCAACCAGGTCGCCAAGATCTGA